In Paroedura picta isolate Pp20150507F chromosome 1, Ppicta_v3.0, whole genome shotgun sequence, the following are encoded in one genomic region:
- the GATAD2B gene encoding transcriptional repressor p66-beta isoform X7, which produces MNVEFSDQDRGRLTPSPDIIVLSDNEASSPRASSRMEERLKAANLEMFKGKGVEERQQLIKQLRDELRLEEARLVLLKKLRQSQLQKENVVQKTPVVQNAASIVQPSPAHVGQQALSKLPSRPGAQGVEPQNLRTLQGHSVIRSATNTALPHMLMSQRVIAPNPAQLQGQRVPPKPGLIRTTTPSMSPAISYQPQSSSAVPCQRTTSSAIYMNLASHIQPGTVNRVSSPLPSPSALNDAANSQAAAKLALRKQLEKTLLEIPPPKPPAPLLHFLPSAANSEFIYMVGLEEVVQSVIDSQGKGCASLLRVEPFVCAQCRTDFTPHWKQEKNGKILCEQCMTSNQKKALKAEHTNRLKNAFVKALQQEQEIEQRLQQQAALSPTAAPPVSSVSKQESIMRHHTLRQAPQPQSTLQRGIPTSARSMLSNFAQAPQLSVAGGLLGMPGVNIAYLNAGIGGHKASSLADRQREYLLDMIPPRSISQSISGQK; this is translated from the exons ATGAATGTCGAGTTCAG TGACCAGGACAGGGGGCGGCTAACCCCCTCACCAGACATCATCGTCCTTTCCGATAATGAGGCTTCCAGTCCCCGCGCCAGTTCCCGGATGGAGGAGAGGCTCAAGGCCGCCAACCTGGAAATGTTCAAG ggcAAAGGCGTCGAGGAAAGGCAGCAGCTGATCAAGCAGCTCCGGGACGAGTTGAGGCTGGAGGAGGCCCGGCTGGTGCTGCTCAAGAAGCTGCGGCAGAGCCAGCTGCAGAAGGAGAACGTGGTACAGAAG ACCCCGGTGGTTCAGAACGCAGCGTCTATTGTCCAGCCATCTCCTGCCCACGTCGGACAGCAGGCTCTGTCCAAACTCCCCTCCCGACCCGGAGCTCAGGGGGTTGAGCCCCAAAACCTCCGAACATTACAG GGTCACAGTGTCATTCGGTCGGCCACCAACAcggccctcccccacatgcttaTGTCTCAGCGTGTCATCGCGCCGAACCCCGCCCAGCTCCAAGGGCAGCGCGTCCCCCCGAAACCAGGCCTCATCCGCACCACCACTCCAAGCATGAGCCCGGCCATCAGCTACCAGCCG cagTCCAGCTCGGCCGTCCCTTGTCAGCGCACCACGTCTTCGGCCATCTACATGAACCTTGCCTCCCACATCCAGCCGGGCACGGTGAACCGGGTCTCGTCGCCGCTGCCCAGCCCCAGCGCCCTCAACGATGCCGCCAACTCCCAGGCGGCCGCCAAGCTCGCCCTGCGCAAGCAGCTGGAGAAGACCCTCCTGGAGATCCCGCCCCCGAAGCCGCCCGCCCCTCTGCTCCACTTCCTGCCCAGCGCGGCCAACAGCGAGTTCATCTACATGGTGGGGCTGGAGGAGGTGGTGCAGAGCGTCATCGACAGCCAAG GCAAAGGCTGCGCCTCCCTCTTGCGAGTGGAGCCCTTTGTTTGCGCCCAGTGCCGCACGGACTTCACCCCGCACTGGAAGCAGGAGAAGAACGGCAAGATCCTGTGCGAGCAGTGCATGACCTCCAACCAGAAGAAGGCGCTCAAGGCCGAGCACACCAACCGGCTGAAGAACGCCTTCGTGAAagccctgcagcaggagcag GAGATAGAACAGCGGCTACAGCAGCAGGCGGCCCTGTCGCCCACCGCCGCTCCCCCCGTGTCCAGCGTCAGCAAACAGGAGAGCATCATGCGACACCACACGCTCCGCCAG GCGCCGCAACCCCAGAGCACTCTGCAGCGCGGAATCCCCACCTCGGCCCGCTCCATGCTGTCCAATTTTGCGCAGGCCCCGCAGCTCTCTGTTGCAGGGGGCCTCCTTGGCATGCCAG GTGTCAACATTGCTTACCTGAACGCCGGGATCGGGGGCCACAAAGCATCGAGTCTGGCAGACCGGCAGAGGGAGTACCTTTTAGATATGATCCCGCCGCGCTCTATATCGCAGTCCATCAGCGGGCAAAAATAA
- the GATAD2B gene encoding transcriptional repressor p66-beta isoform X3 produces MEFGTLAPQTEDPLRSMDRMTEDALRLNLLKRSLDQADERDDVLAKRLKMEGHEAMERLKMLALLKRKDLAGIEVPHELPVKQDGLKVYEEKLNGNLRPHADSRTSGRPGKENINDEPVDMSAKRSSDQDRGRLTPSPDIIVLSDNEASSPRASSRMEERLKAANLEMFKGKGVEERQQLIKQLRDELRLEEARLVLLKKLRQSQLQKENVVQKTPVVQNAASIVQPSPAHVGQQALSKLPSRPGAQGVEPQNLRTLQGHSVIRSATNTALPHMLMSQRVIAPNPAQLQGQRVPPKPGLIRTTTPSMSPAISYQPSSSAVPCQRTTSSAIYMNLASHIQPGTVNRVSSPLPSPSALNDAANSQAAAKLALRKQLEKTLLEIPPPKPPAPLLHFLPSAANSEFIYMVGLEEVVQSVIDSQGKGCASLLRVEPFVCAQCRTDFTPHWKQEKNGKILCEQCMTSNQKKALKAEHTNRLKNAFVKALQQEQEIEQRLQQQAALSPTAAPPVSSVSKQESIMRHHTLRQAPQPQSTLQRGIPTSARSMLSNFAQAPQLSVAGGLLGMPGVNIAYLNAGIGGHKASSLADRQREYLLDMIPPRSISQSISGQK; encoded by the exons GATGGACCGAATGACGGAGGACGCCCTGCGCCTGAACCTCTTGAAGCGGAGCCTGGACCAAGCCGACGAGCGGGATGACGTCCTGGCCAAGCGGCTGAAGATGGAAGGGCACGAGGCCATGGAGCGCCTCAAGATGCTGGCGCTGCTCAAGAGGAAGGACCTGGCGGGCATCGAGGTGCCCCACGAGCTGCCCGTCAAGCAGGACGGCCTGAAAGTCTACGAGGAGAAGCTGAACGGGAACCTGCGGCCCCACGCAGACAGCCGGACTTCGGGCAGGCCGGGGAAGGAGAACATCAACGACGAGCCGGTGGACATGAGCGCCAAGAGGAG CAGTGACCAGGACAGGGGGCGGCTAACCCCCTCACCAGACATCATCGTCCTTTCCGATAATGAGGCTTCCAGTCCCCGCGCCAGTTCCCGGATGGAGGAGAGGCTCAAGGCCGCCAACCTGGAAATGTTCAAG ggcAAAGGCGTCGAGGAAAGGCAGCAGCTGATCAAGCAGCTCCGGGACGAGTTGAGGCTGGAGGAGGCCCGGCTGGTGCTGCTCAAGAAGCTGCGGCAGAGCCAGCTGCAGAAGGAGAACGTGGTACAGAAG ACCCCGGTGGTTCAGAACGCAGCGTCTATTGTCCAGCCATCTCCTGCCCACGTCGGACAGCAGGCTCTGTCCAAACTCCCCTCCCGACCCGGAGCTCAGGGGGTTGAGCCCCAAAACCTCCGAACATTACAG GGTCACAGTGTCATTCGGTCGGCCACCAACAcggccctcccccacatgcttaTGTCTCAGCGTGTCATCGCGCCGAACCCCGCCCAGCTCCAAGGGCAGCGCGTCCCCCCGAAACCAGGCCTCATCCGCACCACCACTCCAAGCATGAGCCCGGCCATCAGCTACCAGCCG TCCAGCTCGGCCGTCCCTTGTCAGCGCACCACGTCTTCGGCCATCTACATGAACCTTGCCTCCCACATCCAGCCGGGCACGGTGAACCGGGTCTCGTCGCCGCTGCCCAGCCCCAGCGCCCTCAACGATGCCGCCAACTCCCAGGCGGCCGCCAAGCTCGCCCTGCGCAAGCAGCTGGAGAAGACCCTCCTGGAGATCCCGCCCCCGAAGCCGCCCGCCCCTCTGCTCCACTTCCTGCCCAGCGCGGCCAACAGCGAGTTCATCTACATGGTGGGGCTGGAGGAGGTGGTGCAGAGCGTCATCGACAGCCAAG GCAAAGGCTGCGCCTCCCTCTTGCGAGTGGAGCCCTTTGTTTGCGCCCAGTGCCGCACGGACTTCACCCCGCACTGGAAGCAGGAGAAGAACGGCAAGATCCTGTGCGAGCAGTGCATGACCTCCAACCAGAAGAAGGCGCTCAAGGCCGAGCACACCAACCGGCTGAAGAACGCCTTCGTGAAagccctgcagcaggagcag GAGATAGAACAGCGGCTACAGCAGCAGGCGGCCCTGTCGCCCACCGCCGCTCCCCCCGTGTCCAGCGTCAGCAAACAGGAGAGCATCATGCGACACCACACGCTCCGCCAG GCGCCGCAACCCCAGAGCACTCTGCAGCGCGGAATCCCCACCTCGGCCCGCTCCATGCTGTCCAATTTTGCGCAGGCCCCGCAGCTCTCTGTTGCAGGGGGCCTCCTTGGCATGCCAG GTGTCAACATTGCTTACCTGAACGCCGGGATCGGGGGCCACAAAGCATCGAGTCTGGCAGACCGGCAGAGGGAGTACCTTTTAGATATGATCCCGCCGCGCTCTATATCGCAGTCCATCAGCGGGCAAAAATAA
- the GATAD2B gene encoding transcriptional repressor p66-beta isoform X5, translated as MDRMTEDALRLNLLKRSLDQADERDDVLAKRLKMEGHEAMERLKMLALLKRKDLAGIEVPHELPVKQDGLKVYEEKLNGNLRPHADSRTSGRPGKENINDEPVDMSAKRSSDQDRGRLTPSPDIIVLSDNEASSPRASSRMEERLKAANLEMFKGKGVEERQQLIKQLRDELRLEEARLVLLKKLRQSQLQKENVVQKTPVVQNAASIVQPSPAHVGQQALSKLPSRPGAQGVEPQNLRTLQGHSVIRSATNTALPHMLMSQRVIAPNPAQLQGQRVPPKPGLIRTTTPSMSPAISYQPQSSSAVPCQRTTSSAIYMNLASHIQPGTVNRVSSPLPSPSALNDAANSQAAAKLALRKQLEKTLLEIPPPKPPAPLLHFLPSAANSEFIYMVGLEEVVQSVIDSQGKGCASLLRVEPFVCAQCRTDFTPHWKQEKNGKILCEQCMTSNQKKALKAEHTNRLKNAFVKALQQEQEIEQRLQQQAALSPTAAPPVSSVSKQESIMRHHTLRQAPQPQSTLQRGIPTSARSMLSNFAQAPQLSVAGGLLGMPGVNIAYLNAGIGGHKASSLADRQREYLLDMIPPRSISQSISGQK; from the exons ATGGACCGAATGACGGAGGACGCCCTGCGCCTGAACCTCTTGAAGCGGAGCCTGGACCAAGCCGACGAGCGGGATGACGTCCTGGCCAAGCGGCTGAAGATGGAAGGGCACGAGGCCATGGAGCGCCTCAAGATGCTGGCGCTGCTCAAGAGGAAGGACCTGGCGGGCATCGAGGTGCCCCACGAGCTGCCCGTCAAGCAGGACGGCCTGAAAGTCTACGAGGAGAAGCTGAACGGGAACCTGCGGCCCCACGCAGACAGCCGGACTTCGGGCAGGCCGGGGAAGGAGAACATCAACGACGAGCCGGTGGACATGAGCGCCAAGAGGAG CAGTGACCAGGACAGGGGGCGGCTAACCCCCTCACCAGACATCATCGTCCTTTCCGATAATGAGGCTTCCAGTCCCCGCGCCAGTTCCCGGATGGAGGAGAGGCTCAAGGCCGCCAACCTGGAAATGTTCAAG ggcAAAGGCGTCGAGGAAAGGCAGCAGCTGATCAAGCAGCTCCGGGACGAGTTGAGGCTGGAGGAGGCCCGGCTGGTGCTGCTCAAGAAGCTGCGGCAGAGCCAGCTGCAGAAGGAGAACGTGGTACAGAAG ACCCCGGTGGTTCAGAACGCAGCGTCTATTGTCCAGCCATCTCCTGCCCACGTCGGACAGCAGGCTCTGTCCAAACTCCCCTCCCGACCCGGAGCTCAGGGGGTTGAGCCCCAAAACCTCCGAACATTACAG GGTCACAGTGTCATTCGGTCGGCCACCAACAcggccctcccccacatgcttaTGTCTCAGCGTGTCATCGCGCCGAACCCCGCCCAGCTCCAAGGGCAGCGCGTCCCCCCGAAACCAGGCCTCATCCGCACCACCACTCCAAGCATGAGCCCGGCCATCAGCTACCAGCCG cagTCCAGCTCGGCCGTCCCTTGTCAGCGCACCACGTCTTCGGCCATCTACATGAACCTTGCCTCCCACATCCAGCCGGGCACGGTGAACCGGGTCTCGTCGCCGCTGCCCAGCCCCAGCGCCCTCAACGATGCCGCCAACTCCCAGGCGGCCGCCAAGCTCGCCCTGCGCAAGCAGCTGGAGAAGACCCTCCTGGAGATCCCGCCCCCGAAGCCGCCCGCCCCTCTGCTCCACTTCCTGCCCAGCGCGGCCAACAGCGAGTTCATCTACATGGTGGGGCTGGAGGAGGTGGTGCAGAGCGTCATCGACAGCCAAG GCAAAGGCTGCGCCTCCCTCTTGCGAGTGGAGCCCTTTGTTTGCGCCCAGTGCCGCACGGACTTCACCCCGCACTGGAAGCAGGAGAAGAACGGCAAGATCCTGTGCGAGCAGTGCATGACCTCCAACCAGAAGAAGGCGCTCAAGGCCGAGCACACCAACCGGCTGAAGAACGCCTTCGTGAAagccctgcagcaggagcag GAGATAGAACAGCGGCTACAGCAGCAGGCGGCCCTGTCGCCCACCGCCGCTCCCCCCGTGTCCAGCGTCAGCAAACAGGAGAGCATCATGCGACACCACACGCTCCGCCAG GCGCCGCAACCCCAGAGCACTCTGCAGCGCGGAATCCCCACCTCGGCCCGCTCCATGCTGTCCAATTTTGCGCAGGCCCCGCAGCTCTCTGTTGCAGGGGGCCTCCTTGGCATGCCAG GTGTCAACATTGCTTACCTGAACGCCGGGATCGGGGGCCACAAAGCATCGAGTCTGGCAGACCGGCAGAGGGAGTACCTTTTAGATATGATCCCGCCGCGCTCTATATCGCAGTCCATCAGCGGGCAAAAATAA
- the GATAD2B gene encoding transcriptional repressor p66-beta isoform X1, whose protein sequence is MEFGTLAPQTEDPLRSMDRMTEDALRLNLLKRSLDQADERDDVLAKRLKMEGHEAMERLKMLALLKRKDLAGIEVPHELPVKQDGLKVYEEKLNGNLRPHADSRTSGRPGKENINDEPVDMSAKRSSDQDRGRLTPSPDIIVLSDNEASSPRASSRMEERLKAANLEMFKGKGVEERQQLIKQLRDELRLEEARLVLLKKLRQSQLQKENVVQKTPVVQNAASIVQPSPAHVGQQALSKLPSRPGAQGVEPQNLRTLQGHSVIRSATNTALPHMLMSQRVIAPNPAQLQGQRVPPKPGLIRTTTPSMSPAISYQPQSSSAVPCQRTTSSAIYMNLASHIQPGTVNRVSSPLPSPSALNDAANSQAAAKLALRKQLEKTLLEIPPPKPPAPLLHFLPSAANSEFIYMVGLEEVVQSVIDSQGKGCASLLRVEPFVCAQCRTDFTPHWKQEKNGKILCEQCMTSNQKKALKAEHTNRLKNAFVKALQQEQEIEQRLQQQAALSPTAAPPVSSVSKQESIMRHHTLRQAPQPQSTLQRGIPTSARSMLSNFAQAPQLSVAGGLLGMPGVNIAYLNAGIGGHKASSLADRQREYLLDMIPPRSISQSISGQK, encoded by the exons GATGGACCGAATGACGGAGGACGCCCTGCGCCTGAACCTCTTGAAGCGGAGCCTGGACCAAGCCGACGAGCGGGATGACGTCCTGGCCAAGCGGCTGAAGATGGAAGGGCACGAGGCCATGGAGCGCCTCAAGATGCTGGCGCTGCTCAAGAGGAAGGACCTGGCGGGCATCGAGGTGCCCCACGAGCTGCCCGTCAAGCAGGACGGCCTGAAAGTCTACGAGGAGAAGCTGAACGGGAACCTGCGGCCCCACGCAGACAGCCGGACTTCGGGCAGGCCGGGGAAGGAGAACATCAACGACGAGCCGGTGGACATGAGCGCCAAGAGGAG CAGTGACCAGGACAGGGGGCGGCTAACCCCCTCACCAGACATCATCGTCCTTTCCGATAATGAGGCTTCCAGTCCCCGCGCCAGTTCCCGGATGGAGGAGAGGCTCAAGGCCGCCAACCTGGAAATGTTCAAG ggcAAAGGCGTCGAGGAAAGGCAGCAGCTGATCAAGCAGCTCCGGGACGAGTTGAGGCTGGAGGAGGCCCGGCTGGTGCTGCTCAAGAAGCTGCGGCAGAGCCAGCTGCAGAAGGAGAACGTGGTACAGAAG ACCCCGGTGGTTCAGAACGCAGCGTCTATTGTCCAGCCATCTCCTGCCCACGTCGGACAGCAGGCTCTGTCCAAACTCCCCTCCCGACCCGGAGCTCAGGGGGTTGAGCCCCAAAACCTCCGAACATTACAG GGTCACAGTGTCATTCGGTCGGCCACCAACAcggccctcccccacatgcttaTGTCTCAGCGTGTCATCGCGCCGAACCCCGCCCAGCTCCAAGGGCAGCGCGTCCCCCCGAAACCAGGCCTCATCCGCACCACCACTCCAAGCATGAGCCCGGCCATCAGCTACCAGCCG cagTCCAGCTCGGCCGTCCCTTGTCAGCGCACCACGTCTTCGGCCATCTACATGAACCTTGCCTCCCACATCCAGCCGGGCACGGTGAACCGGGTCTCGTCGCCGCTGCCCAGCCCCAGCGCCCTCAACGATGCCGCCAACTCCCAGGCGGCCGCCAAGCTCGCCCTGCGCAAGCAGCTGGAGAAGACCCTCCTGGAGATCCCGCCCCCGAAGCCGCCCGCCCCTCTGCTCCACTTCCTGCCCAGCGCGGCCAACAGCGAGTTCATCTACATGGTGGGGCTGGAGGAGGTGGTGCAGAGCGTCATCGACAGCCAAG GCAAAGGCTGCGCCTCCCTCTTGCGAGTGGAGCCCTTTGTTTGCGCCCAGTGCCGCACGGACTTCACCCCGCACTGGAAGCAGGAGAAGAACGGCAAGATCCTGTGCGAGCAGTGCATGACCTCCAACCAGAAGAAGGCGCTCAAGGCCGAGCACACCAACCGGCTGAAGAACGCCTTCGTGAAagccctgcagcaggagcag GAGATAGAACAGCGGCTACAGCAGCAGGCGGCCCTGTCGCCCACCGCCGCTCCCCCCGTGTCCAGCGTCAGCAAACAGGAGAGCATCATGCGACACCACACGCTCCGCCAG GCGCCGCAACCCCAGAGCACTCTGCAGCGCGGAATCCCCACCTCGGCCCGCTCCATGCTGTCCAATTTTGCGCAGGCCCCGCAGCTCTCTGTTGCAGGGGGCCTCCTTGGCATGCCAG GTGTCAACATTGCTTACCTGAACGCCGGGATCGGGGGCCACAAAGCATCGAGTCTGGCAGACCGGCAGAGGGAGTACCTTTTAGATATGATCCCGCCGCGCTCTATATCGCAGTCCATCAGCGGGCAAAAATAA
- the GATAD2B gene encoding transcriptional repressor p66-beta isoform X6 gives MNVEFSSDQDRGRLTPSPDIIVLSDNEASSPRASSRMEERLKAANLEMFKGKGVEERQQLIKQLRDELRLEEARLVLLKKLRQSQLQKENVVQKTPVVQNAASIVQPSPAHVGQQALSKLPSRPGAQGVEPQNLRTLQGHSVIRSATNTALPHMLMSQRVIAPNPAQLQGQRVPPKPGLIRTTTPSMSPAISYQPQSSSAVPCQRTTSSAIYMNLASHIQPGTVNRVSSPLPSPSALNDAANSQAAAKLALRKQLEKTLLEIPPPKPPAPLLHFLPSAANSEFIYMVGLEEVVQSVIDSQGKGCASLLRVEPFVCAQCRTDFTPHWKQEKNGKILCEQCMTSNQKKALKAEHTNRLKNAFVKALQQEQEIEQRLQQQAALSPTAAPPVSSVSKQESIMRHHTLRQAPQPQSTLQRGIPTSARSMLSNFAQAPQLSVAGGLLGMPGVNIAYLNAGIGGHKASSLADRQREYLLDMIPPRSISQSISGQK, from the exons ATGAATGTCGAGTTCAG CAGTGACCAGGACAGGGGGCGGCTAACCCCCTCACCAGACATCATCGTCCTTTCCGATAATGAGGCTTCCAGTCCCCGCGCCAGTTCCCGGATGGAGGAGAGGCTCAAGGCCGCCAACCTGGAAATGTTCAAG ggcAAAGGCGTCGAGGAAAGGCAGCAGCTGATCAAGCAGCTCCGGGACGAGTTGAGGCTGGAGGAGGCCCGGCTGGTGCTGCTCAAGAAGCTGCGGCAGAGCCAGCTGCAGAAGGAGAACGTGGTACAGAAG ACCCCGGTGGTTCAGAACGCAGCGTCTATTGTCCAGCCATCTCCTGCCCACGTCGGACAGCAGGCTCTGTCCAAACTCCCCTCCCGACCCGGAGCTCAGGGGGTTGAGCCCCAAAACCTCCGAACATTACAG GGTCACAGTGTCATTCGGTCGGCCACCAACAcggccctcccccacatgcttaTGTCTCAGCGTGTCATCGCGCCGAACCCCGCCCAGCTCCAAGGGCAGCGCGTCCCCCCGAAACCAGGCCTCATCCGCACCACCACTCCAAGCATGAGCCCGGCCATCAGCTACCAGCCG cagTCCAGCTCGGCCGTCCCTTGTCAGCGCACCACGTCTTCGGCCATCTACATGAACCTTGCCTCCCACATCCAGCCGGGCACGGTGAACCGGGTCTCGTCGCCGCTGCCCAGCCCCAGCGCCCTCAACGATGCCGCCAACTCCCAGGCGGCCGCCAAGCTCGCCCTGCGCAAGCAGCTGGAGAAGACCCTCCTGGAGATCCCGCCCCCGAAGCCGCCCGCCCCTCTGCTCCACTTCCTGCCCAGCGCGGCCAACAGCGAGTTCATCTACATGGTGGGGCTGGAGGAGGTGGTGCAGAGCGTCATCGACAGCCAAG GCAAAGGCTGCGCCTCCCTCTTGCGAGTGGAGCCCTTTGTTTGCGCCCAGTGCCGCACGGACTTCACCCCGCACTGGAAGCAGGAGAAGAACGGCAAGATCCTGTGCGAGCAGTGCATGACCTCCAACCAGAAGAAGGCGCTCAAGGCCGAGCACACCAACCGGCTGAAGAACGCCTTCGTGAAagccctgcagcaggagcag GAGATAGAACAGCGGCTACAGCAGCAGGCGGCCCTGTCGCCCACCGCCGCTCCCCCCGTGTCCAGCGTCAGCAAACAGGAGAGCATCATGCGACACCACACGCTCCGCCAG GCGCCGCAACCCCAGAGCACTCTGCAGCGCGGAATCCCCACCTCGGCCCGCTCCATGCTGTCCAATTTTGCGCAGGCCCCGCAGCTCTCTGTTGCAGGGGGCCTCCTTGGCATGCCAG GTGTCAACATTGCTTACCTGAACGCCGGGATCGGGGGCCACAAAGCATCGAGTCTGGCAGACCGGCAGAGGGAGTACCTTTTAGATATGATCCCGCCGCGCTCTATATCGCAGTCCATCAGCGGGCAAAAATAA
- the GATAD2B gene encoding transcriptional repressor p66-beta isoform X4, translating into MEFGTLAPQTEDPLRSMDRMTEDALRLNLLKRSLDQADERDDVLAKRLKMEGHEAMERLKMLALLKRKDLAGIEVPHELPVKQDGLKVYEEKLNGNLRPHADSRTSGRPGKENINDEPVDMSAKRSSDQDRGRLTPSPDIIVLSDNEASSPRASSRMEERLKAANLEMFKGKGVEERQQLIKQLRDELRLEEARLVLLKKLRQSQLQKENVTPVVQNAASIVQPSPAHVGQQALSKLPSRPGAQGVEPQNLRTLQGHSVIRSATNTALPHMLMSQRVIAPNPAQLQGQRVPPKPGLIRTTTPSMSPAISYQPQSSSAVPCQRTTSSAIYMNLASHIQPGTVNRVSSPLPSPSALNDAANSQAAAKLALRKQLEKTLLEIPPPKPPAPLLHFLPSAANSEFIYMVGLEEVVQSVIDSQGKGCASLLRVEPFVCAQCRTDFTPHWKQEKNGKILCEQCMTSNQKKALKAEHTNRLKNAFVKALQQEQEIEQRLQQQAALSPTAAPPVSSVSKQESIMRHHTLRQAPQPQSTLQRGIPTSARSMLSNFAQAPQLSVAGGLLGMPGVNIAYLNAGIGGHKASSLADRQREYLLDMIPPRSISQSISGQK; encoded by the exons GATGGACCGAATGACGGAGGACGCCCTGCGCCTGAACCTCTTGAAGCGGAGCCTGGACCAAGCCGACGAGCGGGATGACGTCCTGGCCAAGCGGCTGAAGATGGAAGGGCACGAGGCCATGGAGCGCCTCAAGATGCTGGCGCTGCTCAAGAGGAAGGACCTGGCGGGCATCGAGGTGCCCCACGAGCTGCCCGTCAAGCAGGACGGCCTGAAAGTCTACGAGGAGAAGCTGAACGGGAACCTGCGGCCCCACGCAGACAGCCGGACTTCGGGCAGGCCGGGGAAGGAGAACATCAACGACGAGCCGGTGGACATGAGCGCCAAGAGGAG CAGTGACCAGGACAGGGGGCGGCTAACCCCCTCACCAGACATCATCGTCCTTTCCGATAATGAGGCTTCCAGTCCCCGCGCCAGTTCCCGGATGGAGGAGAGGCTCAAGGCCGCCAACCTGGAAATGTTCAAG ggcAAAGGCGTCGAGGAAAGGCAGCAGCTGATCAAGCAGCTCCGGGACGAGTTGAGGCTGGAGGAGGCCCGGCTGGTGCTGCTCAAGAAGCTGCGGCAGAGCCAGCTGCAGAAGGAGAACGTG ACCCCGGTGGTTCAGAACGCAGCGTCTATTGTCCAGCCATCTCCTGCCCACGTCGGACAGCAGGCTCTGTCCAAACTCCCCTCCCGACCCGGAGCTCAGGGGGTTGAGCCCCAAAACCTCCGAACATTACAG GGTCACAGTGTCATTCGGTCGGCCACCAACAcggccctcccccacatgcttaTGTCTCAGCGTGTCATCGCGCCGAACCCCGCCCAGCTCCAAGGGCAGCGCGTCCCCCCGAAACCAGGCCTCATCCGCACCACCACTCCAAGCATGAGCCCGGCCATCAGCTACCAGCCG cagTCCAGCTCGGCCGTCCCTTGTCAGCGCACCACGTCTTCGGCCATCTACATGAACCTTGCCTCCCACATCCAGCCGGGCACGGTGAACCGGGTCTCGTCGCCGCTGCCCAGCCCCAGCGCCCTCAACGATGCCGCCAACTCCCAGGCGGCCGCCAAGCTCGCCCTGCGCAAGCAGCTGGAGAAGACCCTCCTGGAGATCCCGCCCCCGAAGCCGCCCGCCCCTCTGCTCCACTTCCTGCCCAGCGCGGCCAACAGCGAGTTCATCTACATGGTGGGGCTGGAGGAGGTGGTGCAGAGCGTCATCGACAGCCAAG GCAAAGGCTGCGCCTCCCTCTTGCGAGTGGAGCCCTTTGTTTGCGCCCAGTGCCGCACGGACTTCACCCCGCACTGGAAGCAGGAGAAGAACGGCAAGATCCTGTGCGAGCAGTGCATGACCTCCAACCAGAAGAAGGCGCTCAAGGCCGAGCACACCAACCGGCTGAAGAACGCCTTCGTGAAagccctgcagcaggagcag GAGATAGAACAGCGGCTACAGCAGCAGGCGGCCCTGTCGCCCACCGCCGCTCCCCCCGTGTCCAGCGTCAGCAAACAGGAGAGCATCATGCGACACCACACGCTCCGCCAG GCGCCGCAACCCCAGAGCACTCTGCAGCGCGGAATCCCCACCTCGGCCCGCTCCATGCTGTCCAATTTTGCGCAGGCCCCGCAGCTCTCTGTTGCAGGGGGCCTCCTTGGCATGCCAG GTGTCAACATTGCTTACCTGAACGCCGGGATCGGGGGCCACAAAGCATCGAGTCTGGCAGACCGGCAGAGGGAGTACCTTTTAGATATGATCCCGCCGCGCTCTATATCGCAGTCCATCAGCGGGCAAAAATAA